The genomic region TGGCGCAGGCGTCGGGGGGTGCGATTTCAGTACCGCAGATGTTCTCCGACCTGTATACTTATGCGTGGTTCGGGGGGCTTCTCGTTGCCGGAGTGGTCTACATATCGCTGACCAGGCTCTATCCGGTGCGACCCGGCGCGGTAGCCGCACCCGAATCAACTACGGAATAATAGAACAGTGAACGCCATGGTAGAAATGACAGGGCAGATGATCCGTTCGATGCCGCCCACCGATCACGTGCCTCAACCCTATAGCGGGCCGTCGCTCGAAGACGTCCTCGCAACACGAAAGCACTACTGCCACCCGTCCGTCTTCGCATACTACAAGGAGCCGCTGATGATCGTCGAAGGATACATGCAGTATCTCTACGACGAGTCGGGCCGCCGGTATCTCGACATGCTCGCCGGAATCGTGACCGTTTCATGTGGTCACTGTCATCCGAAGATTCTCGAGCGCACGCAACGGCAATTGGAGAAACTGCAGCACGCAACGACAATCTATCTTCATCCGAATCTTCCGCTCTTCGCGAAGAATCTGGCGTCGAAGATGCCGCCGGGGCTGGACGTCACATACTTCGTGAGCAGCGGGAGCGAAGCGAACGAACTCGCCATCAACATGGCGAGGGTCTTCACAGGGAACACCGATATCATTGCGGTTCGCAATAGCTATCACGGTATGTCTTCGACGTCCATGGGATTGACGTCGCACCACACGTGGAAGCACGTCATTCCACAGGGATATCGTATTCATCATGCCATTTGTCCGGATCCGTACCGGAATCCGTTCGACGGGTCGCCGCAAGAGATCGCCCACAAGAGCGCGGAAGACATTCGCGAGCTCATCAAGTTCTCGACGCCGGGACAGATTGCCGGCTACATCGCCGAGCCTATCCAGGGTGTGGGTGGTGCGACCCACGGAGCTCCGAACTACCTCGGTGAGGCGTACGCAATCGTGCGCGAACATGGCGGTCTCTGTATTGCCGACGAGGTGCAGACCGGTTTCGGTCGCACCGGTAATCACTACTGGGGATTTCAGAACTTCGACGTAGT from Rhodothermales bacterium harbors:
- a CDS encoding aminotransferase class III-fold pyridoxal phosphate-dependent enzyme; amino-acid sequence: MVEMTGQMIRSMPPTDHVPQPYSGPSLEDVLATRKHYCHPSVFAYYKEPLMIVEGYMQYLYDESGRRYLDMLAGIVTVSCGHCHPKILERTQRQLEKLQHATTIYLHPNLPLFAKNLASKMPPGLDVTYFVSSGSEANELAINMARVFTGNTDIIAVRNSYHGMSSTSMGLTSHHTWKHVIPQGYRIHHAICPDPYRNPFDGSPQEIAHKSAEDIRELIKFSTPGQIAGYIAEPIQGVGGATHGAPNYLGEAYAIVREHGGLCIADEVQTGFGRTGNHYWGFQNFDVV